A genome region from Anastrepha obliqua isolate idAnaObli1 chromosome 4, idAnaObli1_1.0, whole genome shotgun sequence includes the following:
- the LOC129243687 gene encoding uncharacterized protein LOC129243687 yields MKVAVQFFVVFTILATAYSASSTWGERNSTDTVILNKNVVYPALANKNQTVYFEIPQSYQSNSKVISIIYLQDQFKNSSGPVNTLLWGGPGLTYATIQMQTQSSVGLNVTFLVYGK; encoded by the exons ATGAAAGTTGCTGTTCAATTCTTTGTGGTTTTTACCATACTTGCTACCGCGTATTCGGCGAGCTCAACCTGGGGTGAGCGGAATTCCACTGACACCGTCATCCTCAATAAAAATGTAGTCTACCCAGCTTTGGCGAATAAAAATCAGACCGTTTACTTCGAAATACCTCAGTCG TATCAAAGCAATAGTAAAGTAATCAGCATCATTTATTTGCAAGATCAATTCAAAAATAGTTCGGGTCCAGTAAACACCTTGCTTTGGGGTGGTCCCGGTTTGACTTATGCAACTATACAAATGCAAACTCAATCTAGCGTTGGTCTCAATGTAACTTTTCTTGtttatggaaaataa